The following proteins are encoded in a genomic region of Pyricularia oryzae 70-15 chromosome 6, whole genome shotgun sequence:
- a CDS encoding 2,5-diketo-D-gluconic acid reductase A, which translates to MASSLTLQSTFKLPSGHEMPLLGFGLWQTPPDEAERCCNDALRLGYRHIDSAASYRNEGGCGKAIRTSSIPRSDIFFTSKVRIITYDGAKEQVAKTLAETGLDYIDLMLLHCPYGGSENRKGAWKALVEAVEAGKVRSIGVSNYGVHHLDELEKHMAELEAERPGAGGVLSVGQYEIHPWCARDDVVGWLQKRGVAVEAYSPLVRGERWGEPVLKKLADKYGKTEAQVLIRWSLDQGFVPLPKSVNEDRIKANTDVYDFQLTAEEVKELKTDEYKPVCWDPVTSGLDN; encoded by the exons ATGGCGTCCTCTCTCACACTACAGTCAACTTTCAAGCTGCCCAGCGGTCATGAGATGCCGCTACTCGGATTTGGT CTCTGGCAGAC GCCACCTGACGAAGCTGAGAGGTGTTGCAATGACGCACTCCGTCTAGGCTACCGACAC ATCGACTCGGCCGCCTCATACCGCAACGAAGGcggctgcggcaaagccATCCGAACCTCGTCCATCCCTCGCTCAGACATCTTCTTCACGTCCAAGGTGCGCATCATCACCTATGACGGCGCCAAGGAGCAGGTGGCCAAGACGCTGGCGGAGACGGGGCTCGACTACATCGACCTGATGCTCCTGCACTGTCCCTACGGCGGGTCGGAAAACCGCAAGGGCGCGTGGAAGGCACTGGTCGAGGCGGTCGAGGCCGGCAAGGTCCGGTCCATCGGCGTCAGCAACTACGGCGTGCACCACCTTGACGAACTGGAGAAGCACATGGCTGAGCTCGAGGCCGAGAGACCCGGCGCGGGCGGCGTGCTGAGCGTCGGCCAGTACGAGATTCACCCCTGGTGCGCACGCGACGACGTCGTCGGCTGGCTGCAGAAGCGCGGCGTGGCCGTCGAGGCCTACAGCCCGCTTGTGCGGGGCGAGCGCTGGGGCGAACCCGTCCTGAAGAAGCTCGCGGACAAGTATGGCAAGACGGAGGCGCAGGTGCTGATCCGCTGGAGCCTGGACCAGGGCTTTGTTCCGCTGCCCAAGAGTGTCAACGAGGATCGCATCAAGGCCAACACCGACGTGTATGATTTCCAGctgacggccgaggaggttaAGGAGCTGAAGACGGACGAGTACAAGCCTGTCTGTTGGGATCCAGTCACCAGTGGCCTGGACAACTAG
- a CDS encoding pre-mRNA-splicing factor ATP-dependent RNA helicase prp22, whose product MDDLENLELLSLVSKVTSELKNHMGVDDKDLADYIIANRLECDGFEAFKKWMDSECEFPPSLIESIDRLVRSMHPKLRNSSQNADLSAPTTTGRTQEQKNELFKGLAVADTQPALADEGPDAIDDTLALLEGLAPKGKPEKKDTSRGANGHDDYRKEDRNGERTSYRKRSRSPEAGYGDSRHRRKEQYRSRSRSRSRGKDQYGRRSRRDKYDDYNDGYDQKPARQDLDDTPVLQKVYDGHVTGVKDFGAFVNLHGVKGKVDGLVHVSALTDGQRVSHPSDFVDKGQPVKVKVIKIEGSRIGLSMKEVDQQTGEDLAPEVGFHSGANSMALGSRHNLSNGLLEDKAPDLSAIKNTLPGRKHKKRMTSPERWEIRQMIASGVAKASDYPELEEDYNNALSGEGQMELEEDVDIEIRDEEPPFLAGQTKQSLELSPIRVVKAPDGSLNRAAMAGTSLVKERKEIRQQEAEAAAQAAATNGKVDLASQWEDPMADPDKRKFAADMRRTMQNRPSEAVPEWRQAIAPKNQSFGKRTNMTIKQQRESLPVFAFREQLIKAVKENQIMIVVGETGSGKTTQLTQYLAEAGFANEGVIGCTQPRRVAAMSVAKRVSEEVGCELGQEVGYTIRFEDCTSPATRIKYMTDGMLQREIVIDPDLKRYSVIMLDEAHERTIATDVLFALLKKATRRRPDLKIIVTSATLDADKFSAYFNECPIFTIPGRTFPVEILYSKDPESDYLDAALTTVMQIHIDEPPGDILLFLTGQEEIDTSCEILFERMKALGPSVPELIILPVYSALPNEMQSRIFDPAPPGSRKVVIATNIAETSITIDHIYYVVDPGFVKQNAYDPKLGMDSLVVTPISQAQANQRAGRAGRTGPGKCFRLYTEAAYQTEMLPTSIPEIQRQNLSNTILLLKAMGINDLLHFDFMDPPPINTMLTALEELYALSALDDEGLLTRLGRKMADFPMEPSLSKVLIASVEMRCSDEMLSIVAMLNLPNVFYRPKEKQTQADAKKAKFHDPNGDHLTLLNVYNAWKQSRYSKPWCAENFIQFRALTRARDVRNQIERIMQRFKYQVMSCGSDTNRVRQALCSGFFRNAARKDQQEGYRTLIEGTPVYLHPSSALFGKHAEWVIYHTLVLTTKEYMHCTTSIEPKWLVDAAPTFFKVSASDKLSKRRQQERIQPLYNKFEGENDWRLSAQRRAGRGGGGGGTWG is encoded by the coding sequence ATGGATGATCTGGAAAATCTCGAGCTTTTATCCCTTGTCTCCAAGGTGACGTCGGAGCTCAAGAACCATATGGGAGTGGATGACAAGGACCTTGCCGACTACATCATAGCCAACCGCCTGGAATGCGACGGCTTTGAGGCCTTCAAGAAATGGATGGACAGCGAGTGCGAGTTTCCACCAAGTTTGATCGAGAGTATTGACAGACTGGTTCGCTCGATGCACCCGAAGCTCAGAAACAGCAGCCAAAACGCCGACCTGTCAGCACCGACGACAACGGGGCGAACGCAGGAGCAGAAGAACGAGCTGTTCAAGGGTCTTGCTGTTGCCGATACCCAGCCAGCCCTTGCCGACGAAGGACCCGATGCGATCGATGATACCCTTGCGTTGCTGGAAGGCCTGGCTCCTAAAGGGAAGCCGGAGAAGAAGGATACCTCGAGGGGGGCTAATGGTCACGACGACTACAGGAAGGAGGACCGAAATGGAGAGAGGACGTCGTATCGGAAGCGGTCTCGAAGTCCAGAGGCTGGTTATggggattcgcgtcacagaAGGAAAGAGCAATACaggtctaggtctaggtctaggtcGAGAGGAAAGGATCAGTACGGCCGGCGCAGTCGACGAGACAAGTACGACGACTACAATGACGGCTACGACCAGAAGCCAGCACGACAGGATCTGGATGATACACCCGTGTTGCAAAAAGTCTACGATGGACACGTCACAGGAGTGAAGGACTTTGGTGCTTTTGTCAACTTGCACGGTGTCAAGGGTAAGGTTGACGGTTTAGTTCATGTCTCGGCTCTAACAGATGGGCAAAGGGTCAGCCATCCATCGGATTTTGTCGACAAGGGCCAGCCTGTGAAAGTCAAGGTCATCAAGATCGAAGGCTCACGGATTGGCCTGTCCATGAAAGAAGTCGATCAACAAACGGGCGAGGACTTGGCGCCAGAAGTAGGGTTCCATTCCGGTGCAAATTCCATGGCTCTTGGTTCAAGGCACAATCTTAGCAATGGGCTGCTAGAAGACAAGGCGCCAGATCTCAGCGCCATCAAGAACACACTACCCGGCAGGAAGCACAAGAAGCGTATGACTTCACCTGAACGCTGGGAAATCCGACAGATGATTGCTTCGGGTGTTGCCAAGGCCTCCGACTACCCAGAACTGGAAGAGGATTACAACAATGCGCTTTCAGGCGAGGGTCAGATGGAGCTGGAGGAGGATGTGGATATTGAGATTCGAGACGAGGAGCCACCATTTTTGGCTGGTCAGACCAAGCAATCCCTTGAGCTGTCGCCAATCAGGGTGGTCAAGGCACCTGACGGGTCTCTCAACCGTGCAGCCATGGCAGGCACCTCGTTGGTCAAGGAGCGAAAGGAAATCCGGCAACAGGAGGCTGAAGCCGCTGCTCAGGCCGCTGCCACCAATGGAAAGGTTGATTTGGCCTCTCAATGGGAGGATCCCATGGCAGACCCCGACAAGCGCAAGTTTGCGGCCGACATGCGACGTACCATGCAGAACCGTCCCAGTGAAGCCGTCCCAGAATGGAGGCAAGCAATCGCACCCAAGAACCAGTCTTTTGGCAAACGCACCAACATGACCATCAAGCAGCAAAGAGAGTCACTGCCCGTCTTTGCATTCCGTGAGCAGTTGATCAAGGCCGTCAAGGAAAATCAGATTATGATCGTTGTCGGTGAAACAGGATCTGGAAAAACGACTCAGTTGACTCAGTATCTAGCCGAGGCCGGCTTTGCTAACGAGGGTGTAATTGGGTGTACACAACCTCGTCGTGTGGCAGCCATGTCAGTCGCAAAGCGTGTGTCTGAAGAGGTCGGCTGCGAGCTTGGGCAGGAGGTCGGCTACACGATCCGTTTCGAAGACTGCACTAGCCCTGCCACGAGAATTAAGTACATGACGGACGGTATGCTTCAGCGTGAGATTGTTATCGACCCTGATCTGAAGCGATATTCGGTCATCATGCTAGACGAGGCTCACGAGCGGACCATTGCCACGGATGTTCTCTTTGCTCTCCTAAAAAAAGCCACAAGGCGAAGGCCTGATCTCAAAATTATCGTCACATCAGCTACGCTTGATGCTGACAAGTTTTCGGCCTATTTCAACGAATGTCCCATTTTCACGATCCCGGGTCGAACATTCCCTGTCGAAATTCTTTACTCAAAAGACCCAGAATCGGATTACCTCGATGCTGCGTTGACAACCGTTATGCAGATCCACATTGACGAACCCCCCGGAGACATCCTGCTGTTCCTTACGGGTCAGGAAGAAATTGATACCAGCTGCGAGATTCTATTTGAACGGATGAAAGCATTAGGGCCTTCGGTCCCCGAACTAATTATTTTACCCGTATATTCTGCGCTCCCTAACGAGATGCAGAGTCGCATTTTCGATCCTGCACCACCTGGCAGCAGAAAGGTCGTCATTGCAACCAACATTGCCGAGACCTCCATTACCATCGACCATATCTACTACGTCGTCGACCCCGGGTTCGTTAAGCAGAACGCCTACGATCCCAAGCTCGGTATGGATTCGCTTGTTGTTACGCCCATTTCCCAGGCTCAAGCAAACCAGCGTGCCGGTCGTGCCGGACGTACCGGTCCCGGTAAATGCTTCCGTCTCTATACCGAAGCTGCTTATCAGACAGAAATGTTACCGACTTCAATCCCTGAAATCCAACGGCAAAACTTGTCCAACACCATTTTGCTTCTCAAGGCCATGGGTATCAACGACCTTCTACACTTTGACTTCATGGACCCGCCACCCATCAACACAATGTTGACAGCTTTGGAAGAGCTATACGCCCTCTCGGCTCTTGACGATGAAGGGCTTCTCACTCGACTCGGCCGCAAAATGGCTGACTTCCCCATGGAACCATCACTGTCCAAAGTCTTGATTGCATCGGTAGAGATGCGTTGCTCCGACGAGATGCTCAGCATCGTCGCCATGCTGAACTTACCCAATGTATTTTACAGACCGAAAGAGAAGCAAACGCAGGCAGACGCCAAAAAGGCAAAGTTTCACGACCCCAATGGCGACCACCTGACCCTGCTCAACGTCTATAATGCTTGGAAGCAAAGCCGATACAGCAAACCCTGGTGCGCCGAGAACTTTATTCAGTTCCGGGCGTTGACGCGCGCGCGAGATGTGCGAAACCAAATCGAAAGAATCATGCAGCGCTTCAAGTACCAGGTGATGTCGTGCGGATCCGATACGAACCGTGTCCGACAGGCGCTATGCTCCGGTTTCTTCCGTAATGCAGCACGCAAGGACCAGCAGGAAGGTTACCGTACACTGATCGAGGGTACGCCGGTGTACCTGCACCCGTCCTCGGCGCTCTTTGGAAAGCACGCCGAGTGGGTCATATACCACACGCTGGTGCTAACTACGAAGGAGTACATGCACTGCACGACAAGCATCGAGCCCAAGTGGCTGGTCGACGCAGCCCCTACCTTCTTCAAGGTAAGCGCGTCCGACAAGCTGAGCAAGAGGCGACAACAGGAGAGGATCCAGCCGCTGTACAACAAATTCGAGGGCGAGAACGACTGGCGGCTCAGCGCACAGCGGAGGGCGGGaaggggtggtggtggtggtggcactTGGGGTTAA